In Nitrospirota bacterium, the following are encoded in one genomic region:
- a CDS encoding Rieske (2Fe-2S) protein: protein MKVPLCRVDEIPEGKTKTVDFFGRQIVALKVEGQPKAILNICMHLGGPMRREGERLICEWHGAEFDCAQGKCLKGPASRESQLITLPTRVENGMLTYVYGE from the coding sequence ATGAAAGTACCGCTGTGCAGGGTTGACGAGATTCCCGAAGGAAAAACGAAAACGGTTGACTTCTTCGGGCGCCAGATCGTCGCGCTCAAGGTGGAGGGTCAGCCCAAAGCGATCCTCAATATCTGCATGCACCTGGGCGGTCCGATGCGGCGTGAAGGGGAGCGGCTCATCTGCGAGTGGCACGGGGCGGAGTTCGACTGTGCTCAAGGGAAGTGCCTGAAGGGTCCCGCGAGCCGAGAGAGTCAGTTGATCACGCTGCCGACCCGGGTCGAAAACGGGATGTTGACCTACGTGTATGGAGAGTAG
- a CDS encoding aquaporin, with translation MSVAVADRKFFRLAGVSQAIKTHWPEYLMEAAGLGTFMLSAVLFTALLEHPVSPLRAAITHPVLRRILIGIAMGVTAIGIIYSPWGKQSGAHLNPSVTLTFFRMGKLKVPDACGYVLAQFAGGLAGVLLGAALIGPYLKDPAVNYAVTVPGPSGPVIAFVAELAISAGLMLVVLIASNSARWNRWTGIFAGVLVATYIAVEAPLSGMSMNPARTVASALPAHLWTDWWIYFAAPPLGMLAASELCLRFRTAGLMACPKLHHDNPRRCIFCGKS, from the coding sequence ATGTCCGTCGCGGTCGCGGATCGAAAGTTCTTCCGCCTCGCTGGTGTCAGCCAGGCGATCAAAACCCACTGGCCCGAGTACTTGATGGAGGCCGCGGGCCTCGGGACGTTCATGCTCTCGGCCGTCCTCTTCACCGCCCTGCTTGAGCATCCGGTTTCGCCGCTGAGGGCGGCCATCACCCATCCCGTGCTTCGTCGGATCCTGATCGGAATTGCGATGGGCGTGACGGCCATCGGGATCATCTACTCACCGTGGGGCAAGCAGTCGGGCGCGCACCTGAACCCGTCTGTGACCCTGACGTTCTTCCGTATGGGCAAGCTGAAGGTCCCTGATGCGTGTGGTTACGTCCTGGCGCAGTTCGCCGGTGGCCTTGCCGGGGTTCTGCTCGGGGCGGCGTTGATCGGGCCCTATCTGAAGGATCCCGCCGTGAACTATGCCGTGACGGTTCCAGGTCCATCGGGACCGGTCATCGCCTTCGTGGCCGAACTGGCCATCTCCGCGGGTCTCATGTTGGTCGTGCTGATCGCGTCGAACTCGGCTCGCTGGAATCGTTGGACCGGGATCTTCGCCGGCGTGCTGGTGGCGACCTACATTGCGGTGGAAGCGCCTTTATCCGGGATGAGTATGAATCCGGCCCGAACGGTCGCCTCAGCGCTGCCCGCCCATCTCTGGACCGATTGGTGGATCTACTTCGCGGCTCCGCCGCTGGGGATGTTGGCGGCTTCGGAGCTGTGCCTGCGGTTCCGCACAGCGGGGCTGATGGCGTGTCCGAAACTACACCACGACAACCCGCGGCGCTGCATTTTTTGCGGGAAGTCGTAA
- a CDS encoding glucose 1-dehydrogenase, translated as MKVIAVFPGKPNSAHLATMPKPGLDEVSDGRGVLVKVLQVGVDGTDKEINAGEYGAPPPGDHVLVIGHESFGQVEAVGPNVSELRPGDYVVATVRRPGMSLYDRIGASDMTTDDTYFERGINLRHGYLAEYYVDEPEYVVKVPQGLKRVGVLLEPTTVIEKGIAQAYEIQRRLRVWRPRRAAVMGAGTIGLLATLGLRLRGLDVTTFSLPRKPSMNADLIEAIGARYLSTQDVPLLEAARRHGPFDLIFEATGYSPIVFESMQALAKNGVLVLSSVTGGDRKIEVPADRINLEFVLGNKVMVGTVNANREYFEMGVKDLAQAEAEYPGWLSRLLTHPVKGLENYAELLNLLTTARGAIKVYCEVASL; from the coding sequence ATGAAGGTCATCGCCGTTTTCCCCGGTAAACCCAACTCGGCCCATCTCGCGACCATGCCTAAACCCGGCCTGGACGAGGTGTCGGACGGACGGGGAGTCTTGGTCAAAGTCTTACAGGTGGGGGTCGATGGCACGGATAAGGAGATCAACGCGGGCGAATACGGCGCTCCCCCGCCCGGCGACCACGTCTTGGTCATCGGCCACGAGAGCTTCGGACAGGTGGAGGCGGTGGGGCCCAACGTGTCCGAGCTTCGCCCCGGGGACTACGTGGTGGCGACCGTGCGCCGGCCGGGGATGAGTCTTTACGACCGCATCGGCGCGTCGGACATGACCACCGACGACACCTACTTCGAGCGCGGGATCAACCTGCGCCACGGATACCTGGCGGAGTACTACGTCGACGAACCCGAGTACGTCGTCAAGGTCCCGCAGGGGCTCAAACGGGTCGGCGTCCTGCTCGAGCCGACAACGGTGATCGAGAAGGGCATCGCCCAGGCCTACGAGATCCAGCGTCGTCTCCGGGTTTGGCGGCCGCGCCGTGCCGCGGTGATGGGCGCGGGAACGATCGGTCTGCTCGCGACCCTGGGCTTGCGATTACGGGGCCTCGACGTTACGACCTTTTCGCTGCCCCGCAAACCCTCCATGAATGCCGACCTCATTGAAGCGATCGGGGCCCGCTATCTCTCGACCCAAGATGTTCCGTTGTTGGAAGCTGCAAGACGACACGGCCCCTTCGATCTGATTTTTGAGGCCACGGGCTATTCGCCGATCGTCTTTGAAAGCATGCAGGCCCTGGCCAAGAACGGCGTGTTGGTGCTGTCGAGCGTGACGGGCGGCGATCGGAAGATCGAGGTGCCGGCCGACCGCATCAACCTGGAGTTCGTGCTGGGGAACAAGGTGATGGTGGGTACGGTCAACGCGAACCGCGAATACTTTGAAATGGGTGTCAAAGACCTCGCCCAGGCCGAGGCGGAGTACCCGGGCTGGTTGTCGAGGCTGCTCACACACCCGGTAAAGGGACTCGAGAACTATGCCGAGTTGCTCAACTTGCTCACCACCGCCAGGGGTGCGATCAAGGTCTACTGCGAGGTGGCGAGCCTGTGA
- a CDS encoding mercuric reductase, whose amino-acid sequence MGPATCTVATDEVHNGPVTILPDDEHNRALVNNVHPPSWINPEPQGRYNLVVIGAGTAGLVTAAIASALGAKVALIERHLMGGDCLNVGCVPSKGVISASRVWSQIRHGADFGISNIDGVRYDFGTAMARMRRLRARISHTDSAHRYKKLGVDLFIGNGHFTGPDTVQVGGTTLKFAKAAICTGARAAAPPIPGLMDTGYLTNETIFTLTELPPRIAVIGAGPIGCEMAQAFARFGSRAHLFERGSHILPREDADAAAIVQEQMGKDGVSFVFDANVVRVERRGTEKVLHYETHGAVKEAAVDEILVGIGRAPNVDLCLEHAGVEYDPMIGVKVNSRLQTTNPQIFAAGDVCFPFKFTHTADATAQILIQNALFPHPFGLAYASTDSLLIPWATFTEPEVAHVGMYEKEAQVKGIEVDTFTYRLDEVDRAVLDGEDEGFARVHLKKGTDQILGATIVAAHAGDMISELTVAMKAGVGLGKIGGTIHPYPTQAEVIKRVANAWRKTTFTEGKKKVLSRWFAWTR is encoded by the coding sequence ATGGGGCCGGCGACCTGCACGGTCGCGACCGACGAGGTTCACAACGGACCAGTCACGATTCTGCCGGATGACGAGCACAATCGCGCGCTGGTCAACAACGTCCACCCGCCCTCGTGGATCAACCCGGAGCCCCAGGGTCGCTACAATCTGGTGGTGATCGGCGCCGGCACGGCCGGGCTCGTCACCGCCGCGATCGCCTCCGCCCTGGGCGCCAAAGTCGCGCTCATCGAGCGCCATCTGATGGGCGGCGACTGCCTCAACGTGGGGTGCGTGCCGTCCAAGGGAGTCATCTCGGCTTCCCGCGTCTGGTCGCAGATTCGCCACGGAGCTGACTTTGGGATCTCGAACATCGACGGGGTCAGATACGATTTCGGCACCGCCATGGCGCGGATGCGCCGGTTGCGGGCGCGCATCAGTCACACCGATTCGGCCCATCGCTACAAGAAACTGGGCGTCGATCTTTTCATCGGTAATGGTCATTTCACCGGACCCGATACGGTCCAGGTCGGCGGCACGACGCTGAAGTTCGCCAAGGCCGCCATCTGCACCGGCGCGAGGGCGGCGGCTCCGCCGATTCCGGGGCTGATGGATACCGGGTACCTCACCAACGAAACGATCTTCACGTTGACCGAGCTCCCCCCGCGGATCGCCGTGATCGGGGCTGGGCCGATCGGCTGCGAAATGGCGCAGGCCTTCGCGCGCTTCGGCTCCCGGGCCCACCTCTTCGAGCGGGGTTCGCACATTCTGCCGCGCGAAGACGCCGACGCCGCGGCCATCGTCCAGGAGCAGATGGGAAAAGATGGGGTGAGCTTCGTCTTCGACGCCAACGTGGTTCGGGTCGAACGGCGCGGGACCGAGAAGGTCCTCCACTACGAAACGCATGGCGCCGTGAAGGAAGCGGCGGTCGACGAGATCCTGGTCGGAATCGGGCGGGCGCCGAATGTTGATCTCTGTCTGGAGCACGCGGGCGTCGAGTACGATCCAATGATTGGGGTCAAGGTCAACTCCAGACTGCAAACCACCAACCCCCAGATCTTCGCCGCCGGCGATGTCTGCTTCCCCTTCAAGTTCACCCACACCGCCGACGCCACCGCGCAGATTCTGATTCAGAACGCCCTTTTCCCCCACCCATTCGGCCTGGCTTACGCCAGCACCGACTCGCTGCTGATCCCGTGGGCCACGTTCACCGAACCCGAGGTGGCCCATGTGGGGATGTACGAAAAGGAGGCGCAGGTGAAGGGAATCGAGGTCGATACCTTCACCTACCGATTGGATGAAGTGGATCGCGCGGTCCTGGACGGGGAGGACGAAGGATTCGCGCGAGTCCACCTCAAGAAGGGTACGGATCAAATCCTCGGCGCCACCATCGTGGCCGCTCACGCCGGTGACATGATCAGCGAGCTGACCGTGGCGATGAAAGCGGGGGTGGGATTGGGAAAGATCGGGGGAACCATCCATCCTTACCCGACGCAGGCGGAGGTGATCAAGCGAGTTGCCAATGCCTGGCGCAAGACCACGTTCACGGAGGGGAAGAAGAAGGTCTTGAGTCGATGGTTTGCCTGGACACGGTAA
- a CDS encoding DUF3047 domain-containing protein → MSWNVLRRRYECLALLLIAGLLAVAAPSRAESDSQLVVGAFSQAPQGPAAPPGWSPLTFKKVPVATQYAVVRDEGTTVVRAVSQAGASGLIREIAIDLKTYPVIEWRWKVSNLIAKGDVTKKEGDDYPARIYITFAYDPQKVGFSKRAKYRAARLLVGDLPIGAITYIWDGRTPRGTVVDNAYTDFVKMIVIESGDEHVNQWMIEERNVYDDYRRAFGEEPPLVNGVAIMTDSDNTQESATAYYGDIVFKPAR, encoded by the coding sequence ATGAGTTGGAACGTCCTGAGGAGGCGGTACGAGTGTTTGGCGCTCCTGCTGATCGCAGGGCTGCTCGCGGTGGCCGCGCCGAGTCGGGCCGAGTCCGATTCGCAACTCGTGGTCGGCGCATTCTCGCAGGCTCCGCAGGGGCCGGCAGCCCCGCCCGGCTGGTCGCCGTTGACCTTCAAAAAGGTGCCGGTCGCCACCCAGTATGCCGTGGTGCGGGATGAGGGAACGACCGTGGTCCGCGCCGTCAGCCAAGCCGGCGCATCGGGGCTGATCCGTGAAATCGCGATCGACTTGAAGACCTATCCCGTCATCGAGTGGCGATGGAAGGTGTCCAATCTGATCGCGAAGGGGGATGTGACCAAGAAAGAAGGGGATGACTACCCGGCCCGCATCTACATCACCTTCGCCTACGATCCCCAGAAGGTGGGATTCTCGAAGCGCGCCAAGTACCGCGCCGCCCGGCTGCTGGTTGGGGATCTTCCGATCGGCGCCATCACGTACATCTGGGACGGCCGGACGCCTCGGGGCACGGTCGTCGACAACGCCTACACCGACTTCGTCAAGATGATCGTGATCGAGAGCGGCGACGAGCACGTCAACCAATGGATGATCGAAGAGCGCAACGTCTACGACGACTACCGTCGAGCCTTCGGCGAGGAACCGCCGTTGGTCAACGGGGTGGCGATCATGACGGATTCCGATAACACCCAAGAATCCGCCACGGCGTATTACGGCGACATCGTGTTCAAGCCGGCGCGATGA
- a CDS encoding TVP38/TMEM64 family protein: MASTDTCPIDTTGSPATGWSRSIRLVGLGLVAAILAGLAWLGGLAEWVDLTRLVPFLQGLGVLAPVALIIAMAAAVVISPIPSFPLSASAGAVFGPLWGTVYSVLGAEAGALICFGIGRALGRDAIVRFFGREVGFCPRCAEHHLFTAILISRLLPIFSFDLVSYGAGLTRLSVRGFALATLLGMIPATFVVNYFGSGIFSNSTAVFLLGGVLVLLFFLVPRWIVRRNPWGLHDRLEAHRAALS, translated from the coding sequence GTGGCGTCCACCGACACCTGTCCCATCGACACGACCGGCAGCCCGGCGACCGGCTGGTCGCGCTCGATCCGCCTGGTCGGGCTCGGCCTGGTGGCGGCGATTCTGGCGGGCCTTGCCTGGCTGGGCGGTTTGGCGGAGTGGGTCGATCTCACACGACTGGTGCCGTTCCTGCAGGGTCTTGGCGTGCTGGCGCCCGTTGCGCTCATCATCGCGATGGCGGCGGCGGTGGTTATCAGCCCGATTCCCAGTTTTCCGCTCAGCGCCTCGGCGGGAGCGGTGTTTGGTCCGCTCTGGGGGACGGTGTATTCCGTGCTGGGGGCCGAAGCCGGCGCGCTGATTTGTTTCGGCATCGGGCGCGCGCTCGGCCGAGACGCGATCGTCCGGTTCTTTGGGCGCGAAGTGGGGTTCTGTCCTCGCTGCGCCGAACACCATCTCTTCACGGCGATTCTGATCTCGCGCTTGCTGCCGATCTTCTCATTCGATCTGGTCAGTTACGGCGCGGGGCTGACCCGTTTGTCGGTCCGAGGGTTCGCTCTCGCCACGCTCCTCGGCATGATTCCCGCGACCTTCGTCGTCAACTATTTCGGCAGCGGGATCTTTTCGAATTCCACTGCGGTGTTTCTCCTGGGCGGGGTCTTGGTGCTCCTGTTCTTCCTGGTCCCACGATGGATCGTTCGGCGCAACCCCTGGGGCCTCCACGACCGGTTGGAAGCCCATCGCGCGGCGCTGTCATGA
- a CDS encoding sugar phosphate nucleotidyltransferase, producing MDQVSAIVLAGGNGHRVDQFIQRLEGRACPKQYHVFTGRRSMLQHTLDRVEMLIPRERIFTVVSPDHAEHVARQLGDRPTGTVIAQPRNLETLPGILLPLTHIRKRDPHATVAVFPSDHFVWDEAKFMEYVRAGVSAVEQYPDKLVLLGVKPDAPESDYGWIAPGGRVPTADGSMALKVRSFCEKPGPNRGDVFLRNGYLWNTLVFVAKAATLYAMARDVAPHMVAYFDVLSYNIGMPSEPAILRGMYARMESMNISRDLFQKTANRLFVLPVEGIGWSDWGRAERIVETLDRYGLSLRRPVSPYAERADMPAALHA from the coding sequence ATGGATCAGGTATCGGCAATCGTCTTAGCCGGAGGCAACGGCCACCGTGTGGACCAATTCATTCAACGGCTTGAAGGCCGCGCGTGTCCCAAGCAGTACCACGTCTTCACCGGCCGCCGCTCGATGCTCCAGCACACCTTGGATCGAGTCGAGATGCTGATCCCGCGCGAGCGCATCTTCACGGTAGTCAGTCCCGACCACGCCGAGCACGTCGCACGACAGCTCGGCGATCGGCCGACGGGCACGGTGATCGCCCAACCGCGCAACCTGGAGACCTTGCCTGGGATCCTGCTGCCGCTGACTCATATTCGGAAACGGGACCCCCACGCGACCGTCGCGGTGTTTCCATCCGACCATTTTGTCTGGGACGAGGCGAAGTTTATGGAGTACGTGCGAGCGGGGGTGAGTGCCGTCGAGCAGTATCCCGACAAATTGGTGCTGCTGGGGGTCAAGCCGGACGCTCCGGAGTCGGACTACGGGTGGATTGCGCCCGGCGGCCGCGTACCCACTGCGGACGGGTCCATGGCCTTGAAGGTCCGTTCCTTCTGCGAAAAGCCAGGACCCAATCGCGGCGACGTCTTTCTGCGCAACGGCTATCTGTGGAACACGCTCGTGTTCGTGGCCAAGGCCGCCACCCTCTATGCCATGGCCCGCGACGTCGCGCCCCATATGGTGGCGTATTTCGATGTGCTCTCTTACAACATCGGGATGCCGAGCGAGCCGGCGATCCTGCGCGGGATGTACGCGCGGATGGAGTCGATGAATATCTCGCGCGATCTGTTTCAAAAGACCGCCAACCGACTTTTCGTGCTCCCGGTCGAGGGAATCGGCTGGAGCGATTGGGGACGGGCAGAGCGGATCGTCGAGACGCTCGATCGCTACGGGTTGTCCCTGCGCCGTCCCGTTTCGCCGTACGCGGAGCGCGCCGACATGCCGGCCGCCCTTCACGCATGA
- a CDS encoding TVP38/TMEM64 family protein codes for MDIKLELTEDRDQPMSAHAAPATQRTLPVGKVALLAVFAIGVAAFFYFDAGQYLTLASLKENKDALRAYTEANYAATVLLFIAVYCLQTALSLPGAAVLTLSAGFLFGTVLGTVYVNLAATSGATLAFLAARYLFRDGIQRKFGAKLESIQRGFDRNAFHYLLTLRLIPLFPFFLVNLASGLTRIRLSTYVLATAIGILPGSVVFSNAGSQLGTINSLKDVASPGVLGSFVLLGILALVPVVYQKLKKPAVA; via the coding sequence ATGGACATCAAGCTTGAACTAACCGAGGACCGCGATCAACCCATGAGCGCGCATGCCGCTCCGGCGACACAGCGAACGCTTCCGGTCGGGAAGGTCGCCCTCCTCGCCGTGTTTGCGATCGGCGTGGCGGCCTTCTTCTATTTCGATGCCGGGCAGTATCTCACGCTCGCGTCGCTCAAGGAGAACAAGGACGCGCTGCGCGCGTATACCGAGGCGAACTATGCCGCAACCGTTCTGCTCTTCATTGCCGTCTATTGCCTCCAGACCGCGTTGTCTCTGCCCGGCGCCGCGGTCCTGACCTTGAGCGCGGGATTCTTGTTCGGGACGGTGCTGGGAACGGTCTACGTCAATCTCGCGGCCACCTCAGGGGCGACGCTCGCGTTTCTCGCGGCGCGGTATCTCTTTCGAGACGGCATCCAGCGCAAGTTTGGGGCGAAGTTGGAGTCGATCCAGCGGGGATTCGATCGGAACGCCTTTCACTACCTGTTGACCCTGCGGTTGATTCCGCTCTTTCCGTTCTTTCTGGTCAACCTGGCCTCGGGCCTGACGCGGATTCGGCTTTCGACCTACGTGCTGGCGACCGCCATCGGGATTCTTCCCGGGAGCGTCGTGTTCAGCAATGCGGGCAGCCAGTTGGGCACGATCAATTCGCTCAAAGACGTGGCTTCGCCGGGGGTCCTGGGGTCCTTCGTCCTGTTAGGAATCCTGGCGCTGGTGCCAGTGGTGTATCAAAAACTCAAGAAACCGGCGGTGGCATAG
- a CDS encoding amylo-alpha-1,6-glucosidase produces the protein MNGGIGFARDICGELASVEAREWLVTNGIGGYASGAVAGLLTRRYHGLLVAALNPPLGRTLVVAKLDETAEYDGRRYPLFANRWADGTIDPHGYRHIERFFLDGLVPVWRFAVGDAVLEKRIWMQQGANTTYVRYELRRATKPMTLTVQALVNYRDYHGTTHGNGWQMRVEPVTQGIGVTAFHGAAPVYLLSDRADAAPTHEWYVGFDLAIERARGLDHREDHLHVATFQVTLEPEQAVTFVASVDEKPDLDGRAALESRRAHEQQLIRRWEKTRAPRANGPPAWVSHLVLAADQFVVDRPLADGSEGHTIIAGYHWFGDWGRDTMISLPGLTLSTGRPDVAFSILSTFARYVDRGMLPNRFPDAGETPEYNTVDATLWYVDAVRAYYDATGDADGLRRLFPVLQEILVWHVRGTRYRIGMDARDGLLYAGEPGVQLTWMDAKVGDWVVTPRIGKPIEINALWYNALCSMAEFARRLGKPVEEYEAMAARVQSGFARFWNEAAGYCYDVIDGPEGDDLALRPNQLLAVSLPQSPLRPAQQRAVVDACARNLLTSHGLRSLASDHPQYQGRYGGDPRSRDGAYHQGTVWGWLIGPFVLAHLRVYRDPTRAREFLEPIAAHLLAHGVGSMSEIFDGDAPFTPRGCIAQAWTVAEVLRAWVATENG, from the coding sequence ATGAACGGCGGCATTGGGTTCGCACGAGACATCTGCGGCGAACTCGCGTCGGTCGAGGCGCGGGAGTGGTTGGTCACCAACGGCATCGGCGGGTACGCCTCGGGAGCGGTGGCGGGCCTGCTGACGCGCCGTTACCACGGCCTCCTCGTCGCCGCGCTCAACCCCCCGCTGGGGCGGACGCTGGTGGTGGCCAAGCTCGACGAGACGGCGGAGTACGATGGTCGTCGCTATCCGCTGTTCGCCAACCGCTGGGCGGACGGGACGATCGATCCGCACGGCTATCGCCACATCGAACGCTTCTTCCTCGACGGTCTCGTGCCGGTCTGGCGTTTTGCGGTGGGCGATGCGGTCCTCGAGAAGCGGATCTGGATGCAGCAGGGCGCCAACACCACGTATGTGCGGTACGAGCTCCGTCGGGCCACGAAGCCCATGACCCTCACCGTTCAGGCGCTTGTCAACTACCGTGACTACCACGGGACGACCCACGGGAACGGCTGGCAGATGCGGGTCGAGCCCGTCACGCAGGGGATCGGCGTGACCGCGTTCCACGGAGCCGCTCCGGTGTATCTCCTCAGCGACCGCGCCGATGCCGCGCCGACACACGAATGGTACGTCGGCTTTGACCTCGCCATCGAGCGCGCGCGCGGGCTCGATCACCGGGAGGACCACCTCCACGTCGCGACTTTCCAGGTGACGCTGGAACCCGAGCAGGCCGTGACGTTCGTCGCGAGCGTGGATGAGAAACCGGATCTCGACGGTCGGGCCGCGCTGGAGTCGCGTCGAGCGCACGAACAGCAGTTGATCCGGCGTTGGGAAAAAACGAGAGCCCCCCGGGCGAACGGGCCTCCTGCGTGGGTGTCCCATCTCGTGCTCGCCGCCGACCAATTCGTCGTGGACCGCCCGCTCGCAGACGGGAGCGAAGGCCACACGATTATTGCGGGGTACCACTGGTTCGGGGACTGGGGCCGCGATACGATGATCAGCCTGCCGGGGCTCACGCTCTCGACCGGCCGCCCCGACGTCGCGTTCTCCATTCTTTCCACGTTCGCCCGGTACGTGGATCGCGGCATGCTCCCCAACCGCTTCCCCGACGCCGGCGAAACGCCCGAGTACAACACCGTGGACGCGACGCTCTGGTACGTGGACGCCGTCCGCGCGTATTACGACGCTACCGGCGACGCCGACGGACTCCGCCGGCTCTTCCCGGTGCTGCAGGAGATCCTCGTCTGGCACGTGCGCGGCACGCGCTACCGCATCGGGATGGATGCGCGGGACGGTTTGCTCTACGCAGGTGAGCCGGGGGTACAGCTCACCTGGATGGACGCCAAAGTGGGGGACTGGGTCGTCACCCCGCGGATCGGCAAGCCGATCGAAATCAACGCCCTGTGGTACAACGCGCTGTGTTCGATGGCGGAGTTCGCCCGACGGCTGGGTAAGCCCGTCGAGGAATACGAGGCGATGGCCGCGCGGGTGCAGTCGGGATTCGCGCGTTTCTGGAACGAGGCCGCGGGCTATTGTTACGACGTGATCGACGGTCCGGAAGGCGATGATCTCGCGCTGCGTCCCAATCAACTCCTCGCGGTCTCGCTCCCGCAGAGCCCGCTTCGACCCGCCCAGCAGCGCGCGGTGGTCGACGCGTGCGCGCGAAACCTGTTGACCTCGCACGGCCTGCGCAGTCTCGCATCCGACCACCCTCAGTATCAGGGCCGCTACGGGGGAGATCCCCGGAGCCGGGACGGCGCCTACCATCAGGGGACCGTCTGGGGCTGGCTCATCGGGCCGTTCGTCCTTGCCCATCTGCGGGTCTACCGCGACCCGACCCGGGCTCGCGAGTTCCTGGAGCCGATCGCCGCCCACTTGCTCGCCCACGGGGTCGGGAGCATGAGCGAAATCTTCGACGGCGACGCGCCGTTTACGCCGCGGGGGTGCATCGCCCAGGCGTGGACCGTGGCGGAAGTGCTCCGCGCCTGGGTGGCCACGGAGAACGGGTAG